In Pyxicephalus adspersus chromosome 12, UCB_Pads_2.0, whole genome shotgun sequence, a genomic segment contains:
- the LOC140341749 gene encoding olfactory receptor 5AN1-like, which produces MDTGNKTTLTQFVLLSFSTFPQIEVILFIVILLMYITCISGNFAIIVLVKIRPSLHTPMYFFISVFSALEIMFISVTIPKLLSSLISAKRVFSFVNCFTQLYFFNAFGVTECYLLTVMAFDRDLAINNPLRYGSLMNPNVCIQLSILPWISGFTIGLIPIIFTSSLEFCRSNEVDHFFCDLSALQNLSCSNTFGSNVVTSIITVFAGLIPFSAIMLIYIHIIITISKIKCNEGKKKAFSTCSSHLIVTSLFYGTVIIMYIRPRFTEYDKFIALIYTVIIPFLNPFIYTLRNKEVKVVLIKPNF; this is translated from the coding sequence ATGGATACAGGCAACAAGACCACACTGACACAGTTTGTTCTGTTGAGTTTTTCCACTTTTCCCCAGATTGAAGTCATACTATTTATTGTTATACTTTTAATGTATATTACATGTATCTCTGGCAACTTCGCAATTATAGTATTGGTTAAAATTAGGCCTTCACTTCACActccaatgtatttctttataagtGTCTTCTCTGCTCTAGAAATTATGTTTATATCAGTTACAATTCCAAAATTGCTATCTAGCCTAATTTCAGCCAAAAGGGTATTCTCGTTTGTTAACTGTTttacacaattatattttttcaatgcCTTTGGCGTTACGGAATGTTATCTACTTACTGTTATGGCCTTTGATCGAGATCTGGCAATCAACAATCCTCTACGATATGGATCACTTATGAATCCTAATGTCTGCATACAGCTGTCTATACTTCCATGGATCAGTGGCTTTACTATTGGTTTAATTCCAATTATTTTTACGTCCAGTTTGGAATTTTGCAGATCTAATGAAGTTGATCACTTCTTTTGTGACTTGTCTGCTTTGCAGAACTTGTCATGTTCTAACACATTTGggagcaatgttgtcaccagCATAATCACTGTATTTGCTGGGCTAATCCCATTTTCTGCAATTATGCTAATTTAtatccatattattattactatctcAAAAATTAAGTGCAATGAGGGAAAGAAGAAAGCCTTCTCCACATGTTCATCACATCTGATTGTGACCAGTCTGTTCTACGGAACAGTTATAATCATGTATATCCGCCCACGATTTACAGAATATGACAAATTTATTGCACTTATATACACAGTCATAATACCATTTTTGAATCCTTTTATTTATACACTAAGAAATAAAGAAGTGAAGGTAGTTTTGATTAAACCAAATTTCTGA